A window of Myxococcales bacterium contains these coding sequences:
- a CDS encoding DUF559 domain-containing protein: MRFLFPSLRHERNFLTPCAQHSRRHPTASERILWDALRGRRLGVKFRRQVVLGATIVDFFAPEPRLVVEVDGTSHVGREWRDRERDAYLARYGVQVLRVKAWHVERALPAVLVRIREALG; encoded by the coding sequence ATGAGGTTTCTCTTTCCGTCACTTCGTCACGAGCGCAACTTCCTTACGCCCTGCGCGCAGCACTCGCGGCGTCACCCCACCGCGTCGGAGCGCATCCTGTGGGACGCGCTGCGGGGGCGGCGTCTCGGCGTCAAATTCCGGCGCCAAGTCGTCCTCGGCGCTACCATCGTCGACTTCTTCGCCCCCGAGCCGCGGCTCGTCGTCGAGGTCGACGGCACTTCCCACGTCGGCCGCGAGTGGCGCGACCGAGAGCGAGACGCGTACCTCGCGCGGTACGGGGTGCAGGTGCTGCGGGTCAAGGCGTGGCACGTCGAGCGTGCGCTGCCCGCGGTGCTCGTGCGCATTCGCGAGGCCCTCGGGTGA
- a CDS encoding DTW domain-containing protein, whose amino-acid sequence MITPTPREPRRTCAGCERPESVCICAHLVRRSPTTRVVIVQHPREERTAIGTAAITHACLEGSALFVGIAVDEDAAVTACLEDPARPAVLLYPGEGALPLEALAGSPRTLVVLDGTWPQSKTLLKRNPRLASLPRVAFTPDKPSEYRIRREPRPAYVSTIESVAHALRVLERDATYDGLLAPFRAMVDHQLAREADGRNPRKKRARSLGPRAPRFFPELVADASEGRCVCVVAEANAWPYKAKKGAVHPPDELVQLVAVRPMTGERLDLVVRPRGPLASGTVGHTRLSAEELSAGLDLDVAREAAARFFRPTDHLVTWGHYATNLAVREGLVAEGHRITCLRAAAKRLRNGKIGAVEDLVAHEKLDPGPALGRGRAGTRLACTVAALAFTVGKREP is encoded by the coding sequence ATGATCACGCCCACCCCACGCGAGCCCCGCCGCACCTGCGCGGGCTGCGAGCGCCCCGAGTCCGTGTGCATCTGCGCCCACCTCGTGCGCCGGTCTCCCACGACCCGCGTGGTCATCGTGCAGCACCCCCGCGAGGAGCGCACCGCCATCGGCACCGCGGCCATCACGCACGCGTGCCTCGAGGGGAGCGCGCTCTTCGTCGGGATCGCGGTCGACGAGGACGCCGCCGTCACGGCCTGCCTCGAGGATCCGGCGCGGCCCGCCGTGCTGCTCTACCCGGGTGAAGGAGCGCTCCCCCTCGAGGCGCTCGCGGGCTCTCCGCGTACTCTCGTCGTGCTCGACGGCACGTGGCCTCAGTCGAAGACCCTCCTCAAACGAAACCCGCGCCTCGCCTCCCTGCCCCGCGTCGCGTTCACCCCCGACAAGCCCAGCGAGTACCGCATCCGACGCGAGCCGAGGCCCGCGTACGTCTCGACGATCGAGTCGGTCGCGCACGCCCTCCGCGTGCTCGAACGTGACGCCACCTACGACGGCCTGCTCGCGCCGTTCCGCGCCATGGTCGATCACCAGCTCGCCCGCGAGGCCGACGGGCGAAACCCTAGAAAAAAGCGCGCGCGGAGCCTCGGCCCACGCGCCCCCCGGTTCTTCCCCGAGCTCGTCGCCGACGCGTCCGAGGGGAGGTGCGTGTGCGTCGTGGCCGAGGCGAACGCGTGGCCGTACAAGGCCAAGAAGGGCGCCGTGCACCCGCCGGACGAGCTCGTGCAGCTCGTCGCCGTGAGGCCCATGACCGGAGAGCGCCTCGATCTCGTGGTGAGGCCGCGCGGCCCCCTCGCGTCCGGCACCGTAGGGCACACCCGGCTCTCGGCCGAGGAGCTCTCCGCGGGGCTCGACCTCGACGTGGCCCGCGAGGCCGCGGCGCGCTTCTTTCGCCCGACCGATCACCTCGTCACGTGGGGCCACTACGCCACGAACCTCGCCGTGCGCGAAGGCCTCGTCGCCGAAGGCCACCGCATCACGTGCCTGCGCGCGGCCGCGAAGCGCCTCCGGAACGGGAAAATCGGCGCCGTCGAGGACCTCGTCGCCCACGAGAAGCTCGACCCGGGCCCCGCGCTCGGCCGAGGACGCGCCGGCACCCGCCTCGCGTGCACCGTGGCCGCGCTCGCCTTCACGGTGGGGAAGAGGGAGCCGTAG